A stretch of the Paenibacillus dendritiformis genome encodes the following:
- a CDS encoding replication protein, whose protein sequence is MASPQKENGYVGIANEIWDEIISRKFTERQQKILKLILRLSYGCRKKTATIPLLKHFELGGVRIQDAKKELNYLSQCKVIEWDQKDTYALNKNYDEWRISLVKGWDEEEFKRLISLNINSKTGSEKSGTRVTKSVTPEPAPEEESYEKCNYPVTKSVSDELRKVELSNAASPCGSKAGGTPKDSIKDSIKNNIKDQYNSGGLFPDPDINFGKAYQVIQKYFGLTMNAVQMDKLDGYLQAGMEPEMLDRVAVYTRECGKDIRFMWGTLDNCVTSGILTVTAWEEDRARHKATPAKGGYNRPQKQALPIVQREIGNEPSREEMEAALKLADALDERRAP, encoded by the coding sequence GTGGCCAGTCCTCAAAAGGAAAACGGGTATGTCGGGATCGCGAATGAAATATGGGATGAAATCATAAGCAGAAAATTCACGGAACGACAACAAAAGATACTGAAACTCATCCTGCGCTTATCGTACGGCTGCCGGAAGAAGACGGCCACCATACCCCTTCTAAAGCATTTCGAGCTTGGCGGAGTACGTATCCAGGATGCGAAGAAAGAACTTAATTACCTGAGCCAATGCAAAGTCATTGAATGGGACCAAAAGGACACATATGCCTTGAATAAAAATTACGATGAATGGCGAATAAGTTTGGTCAAAGGTTGGGATGAGGAAGAGTTTAAGAGGCTGATTTCTTTAAATATTAATTCAAAAACTGGAAGCGAAAAAAGCGGAACGAGAGTTACGAAAAGTGTAACTCCAGAGCCGGCACCTGAAGAGGAAAGTTACGAAAAGTGTAACTACCCAGTTACGAAAAGTGTAAGTGATGAGTTACGAAAAGTGGAACTTTCCAACGCCGCAAGCCCTTGTGGCTCTAAGGCGGGAGGCACTCCTAAAGACAGTATTAAAGACAGTATTAAAAACAATATAAAAGATCAATACAACAGTGGTGGTTTGTTTCCTGATCCGGATATTAATTTTGGGAAGGCATATCAGGTCATTCAAAAATACTTCGGGTTAACGATGAATGCGGTCCAAATGGACAAGCTTGACGGTTACTTACAAGCCGGGATGGAACCGGAAATGTTAGATAGGGTCGCGGTATATACTCGCGAATGCGGGAAAGATATTCGCTTTATGTGGGGCACCTTGGACAACTGCGTGACAAGCGGAATCTTGACGGTTACGGCATGGGAAGAGGATCGGGCTCGGCATAAGGCTACTCCCGCAAAGGGTGGTTACAATCGCCCCCAAAAGCAGGCCCTACCTATCGTACAAAGGGAGATAGGTAACGAACCGTCCCGGGAAGAGATGGAAGCAGCCTTAAAGCTTGCTGATGCGCTGGATGAGAGGAGGGCGCCATGA
- a CDS encoding RusA family crossover junction endodeoxyribonuclease, whose protein sequence is MISFTVYGEPVAQGRPRFTTAGKFPRAYDPQKSRDYKDYVRLAASEHAPDELLDEPLMLEVTFYRPTPKGYGKKKAADAENGLVLPVTKPDIDNYLKGVKDALKGVIWRDDNCVTDVIMRKRFSSRPRIEVTVTKAVPADG, encoded by the coding sequence ATGATAAGCTTCACTGTTTACGGGGAACCAGTTGCGCAGGGGCGGCCGCGGTTTACGACAGCGGGCAAGTTCCCACGAGCATATGATCCCCAAAAGTCGAGAGACTACAAGGACTATGTACGGCTGGCAGCGAGCGAGCATGCACCCGACGAATTGCTAGACGAGCCATTAATGCTAGAAGTGACGTTTTACCGACCTACGCCCAAGGGGTACGGCAAAAAGAAGGCCGCAGACGCAGAGAATGGCCTCGTGTTGCCGGTTACAAAGCCAGATATAGATAACTACCTCAAGGGAGTGAAAGACGCCTTAAAAGGCGTTATATGGCGCGATGACAATTGCGTGACTGATGTCATCATGCGGAAGCGATTCAGCAGCCGGCCACGCATTGAGGTGACGGTCACGAAGGCGGTGCCTGCTGATGGGTGA
- a CDS encoding helix-turn-helix domain-containing protein, giving the protein MTKNLPPVLTVKDVAEYLRRSTKTIRRRIDSGEIRSYREGREHRIRREWLLEYEQQLMEGGESA; this is encoded by the coding sequence ATGACCAAAAACCTTCCGCCCGTCCTAACTGTTAAGGACGTGGCCGAATACTTACGACGCAGCACCAAGACTATACGACGCCGCATAGACTCTGGGGAAATACGCAGTTATCGAGAAGGCCGGGAACATCGTATTCGTCGCGAGTGGCTACTGGAGTACGAACAACAACTTATGGAGGGAGGAGAATCAGCGTGA
- a CDS encoding AAA family ATPase, which yields MHIKKIEIKNWLGIKELLFSPGKINKVSGDSGVGKTSLVEALEKIFTNKNRRTEVIRHDADEAELFVELDDGLQTTRKIRSEKADYLKVKHDSKAVASTEAFLRKLINGDIFRPIEFVNKSAKEQAEIILNMLQIDWTVDDIKEWFGEVPEADYQLHILQILKQIETWYYAERESINREINLLRANIEGIKRDLPPNYDGEEWRSVNLQELYKKLSDAEESNKRLEEAKKVIDELSLRIDDIKRRAKNAAEERRLDYNRQRDSLKASISRLEENAQREQCNIDDADRRVLEVSAQLDNEMEQAIERLKLQYQAKKQSAREEIRLASEQSRVFIAEYREKIAAKKAELGNIDEHERKDLEKIADNEASLITTENTKSGNAQHVIDTTMWIDPEPLKAAADEAASMKEYLREWERMQDIIREKLAPKEERSAALTAKIKTARELPKELLKTAALPVDGLSVDEQGRIRINDTLIDGLSEGEALEFAFRLAKAQAGPLKVICVDGWQNLGSRQREIIEAAKTDEYQYFVLETVDGEDLKIEIMEG from the coding sequence ATGCATATCAAAAAAATTGAAATTAAAAACTGGCTCGGCATTAAGGAGTTGCTTTTCAGCCCGGGCAAGATCAACAAAGTTTCAGGCGATTCTGGTGTGGGCAAGACGAGCCTTGTAGAAGCGCTAGAGAAGATTTTTACAAACAAGAATCGGCGCACTGAAGTCATTAGGCACGATGCAGATGAGGCGGAATTATTCGTTGAGCTGGATGACGGTTTGCAGACGACTCGGAAGATCCGTTCTGAAAAGGCGGACTATCTCAAGGTGAAGCATGATTCTAAGGCGGTCGCCAGTACCGAAGCTTTCCTTCGTAAACTCATTAACGGAGACATCTTCCGGCCGATTGAATTTGTGAATAAGTCGGCTAAAGAGCAGGCCGAAATTATTTTGAATATGCTGCAGATCGATTGGACGGTCGACGACATCAAGGAATGGTTCGGGGAGGTCCCGGAGGCTGACTATCAGTTGCACATTCTCCAAATCCTCAAGCAAATTGAAACGTGGTACTATGCCGAACGCGAGTCAATAAACCGTGAAATCAATTTATTACGGGCAAATATCGAGGGGATCAAGCGTGACTTGCCCCCGAATTATGACGGCGAAGAATGGCGAAGTGTCAACCTGCAGGAGTTATACAAGAAGCTGTCAGATGCAGAAGAGTCCAATAAGCGGTTAGAAGAAGCCAAGAAAGTGATTGATGAGTTATCGCTGCGAATCGATGATATCAAGAGGCGGGCGAAGAATGCGGCAGAGGAAAGGCGTCTCGATTACAATAGGCAGCGCGATAGTTTGAAAGCATCCATTTCTCGACTGGAGGAAAACGCCCAGCGTGAACAATGCAACATTGACGATGCGGATCGTCGAGTGTTGGAGGTATCGGCGCAGTTGGACAATGAAATGGAGCAAGCAATTGAACGGTTGAAACTCCAATACCAAGCAAAAAAGCAATCTGCACGAGAGGAGATTCGTTTGGCGTCGGAACAATCCCGTGTATTTATAGCGGAATACAGGGAGAAAATTGCCGCGAAGAAGGCGGAGCTTGGAAATATAGACGAGCATGAGCGCAAGGACTTGGAAAAAATCGCTGACAATGAAGCGAGCCTCATTACTACTGAGAACACCAAATCCGGGAACGCGCAACATGTGATTGACACGACAATGTGGATCGACCCGGAGCCGCTGAAAGCTGCCGCCGATGAGGCTGCCAGTATGAAGGAATACCTTCGTGAGTGGGAACGTATGCAGGATATTATCCGGGAGAAGTTGGCGCCAAAAGAAGAACGTAGTGCGGCGCTGACGGCGAAAATCAAGACCGCCCGGGAACTACCGAAAGAACTGCTCAAAACCGCGGCGCTACCGGTAGATGGTTTATCAGTGGACGAGCAGGGGCGCATCCGGATCAATGACACGTTGATTGACGGGTTGTCCGAGGGAGAGGCGTTGGAGTTTGCCTTTAGACTCGCCAAGGCGCAGGCCGGGCCGTTGAAAGTTATCTGTGTAGATGGATGGCAGAACCTTGGCAGCCGCCAACGTGAAATTATCGAAGCGGCAAAGACTGACGAGTATCAATACTTTGTTCTTGAAACGGTGGACGGCGAAGATTTGAAGATCGAAATCATGGAGGGGTAA
- a CDS encoding RecT family recombinase — translation MNDYILKIQEALDQLLDAKHDALPSGFKKTRFSENCKAYIKDVKGIEKCNVDDVVQALFKGAVLGLDFLAKECHVIHELGVVKFQTDYKGEMTLVKRHSVRPILDIYAKNVREGDDFREEIREGIPLIHFNPVPFNNSPIVGTFAVALFLDGGMVYETMPAEEIEQIRQHYGKNPGSDSWEKSQGEMYKRTALRRLCKTIEIDFDAEQSLAYEAGSAYEFTRAPRPQQRSPFNPLEPEEGEVSHDDGTAETDEG, via the coding sequence GTGAACGATTACATTTTAAAGATTCAAGAAGCACTGGATCAATTACTTGATGCCAAACATGACGCCTTGCCTTCGGGGTTTAAAAAGACTCGCTTCAGCGAGAATTGCAAGGCCTATATCAAGGACGTCAAAGGTATTGAAAAGTGCAATGTTGATGATGTTGTCCAGGCTTTATTCAAGGGCGCGGTTCTTGGATTGGACTTTTTGGCGAAGGAATGTCATGTCATCCATGAACTGGGCGTTGTGAAATTTCAGACCGACTACAAGGGCGAAATGACGCTTGTGAAAAGGCACAGCGTTCGCCCGATCCTCGACATATATGCAAAGAACGTGCGAGAAGGGGACGATTTCCGAGAAGAAATCAGAGAAGGTATACCGTTGATCCACTTTAATCCGGTGCCCTTTAACAATAGTCCGATCGTTGGAACATTTGCAGTAGCGTTATTCCTCGATGGCGGCATGGTCTATGAGACTATGCCTGCCGAGGAAATAGAACAGATACGCCAGCATTACGGCAAGAACCCTGGAAGCGATAGCTGGGAGAAGAGCCAGGGGGAAATGTATAAACGGACTGCTCTTCGGCGGCTGTGCAAGACTATAGAGATTGACTTTGATGCCGAACAGTCGCTTGCGTATGAAGCAGGCAGTGCCTATGAATTTACGAGAGCGCCGCGACCGCAACAGCGAAGCCCGTTCAATCCATTAGAGCCAGAAGAAGGCGAGGTGAGCCATGATGACGGAACTGCTGAAACTGACGAAGGATAA
- a CDS encoding PD-(D/E)XK nuclease-like domain-containing protein — translation MMTELLKLTKDNYFSLEANRQYMSVSQFKGFLPSYGGCEAQSMAKLAGEWEELKRVAFDEGHYLHAWNEGTLSEFKANNPHLYSSRGNTAGQLKSNYKDLNKSIEVLENDPLVMKVLAGQKEVILTATLFGIPWKVMLDSYQPDIPVFADLKGMQSMDGKWWNKEAQAYENFIEHYGYDIQMSVYAEVEKRYKARNEWALPHMVIVTKEPVPDHEIIFFDFEDIARGLNIVANNIERVKLVKSGKVEPARCEKCDFCKTTKKITRIKQARELSLY, via the coding sequence ATGATGACGGAACTGCTGAAACTGACGAAGGATAATTACTTCTCACTTGAAGCTAACCGCCAGTACATGTCTGTCAGCCAGTTTAAAGGCTTCTTGCCCTCATACGGAGGTTGTGAAGCCCAATCCATGGCGAAGCTTGCGGGTGAGTGGGAGGAATTGAAAAGGGTCGCATTTGACGAAGGACATTATCTACACGCATGGAACGAAGGTACATTGTCTGAGTTCAAGGCAAACAACCCTCATTTATATAGCAGCCGAGGCAACACCGCAGGACAACTAAAATCAAACTATAAAGATCTAAACAAGTCAATTGAAGTCCTTGAAAACGATCCATTAGTAATGAAAGTTCTTGCTGGACAAAAGGAAGTCATTTTAACTGCAACACTTTTCGGCATACCATGGAAGGTCATGCTGGATAGCTATCAACCTGATATACCGGTGTTTGCCGATCTCAAAGGCATGCAATCAATGGATGGAAAGTGGTGGAACAAGGAAGCGCAAGCCTACGAAAATTTCATAGAGCACTACGGCTATGACATTCAAATGTCTGTGTATGCAGAAGTTGAAAAACGTTATAAAGCAAGAAATGAGTGGGCTTTACCTCACATGGTGATTGTTACGAAAGAACCGGTTCCAGACCATGAAATCATTTTCTTTGACTTCGAAGATATTGCCCGTGGCCTGAATATAGTTGCCAATAACATCGAACGAGTCAAACTCGTGAAGTCTGGAAAGGTAGAACCTGCACGTTGTGAGAAATGCGACTTCTGCAAGACTACCAAAAAGATAACCCGCATTAAGCAAGCAAGAGAATTAAGCCTGTATTAA
- a CDS encoding KTSC domain-containing protein: MLIPIDNSTVFEKVFYDEDLQALEIHFTSGDFRTITHLPPELAEEFAKAEDKEKFFSKVLLPILESENRLEARSHE; the protein is encoded by the coding sequence GTGTTAATACCTATCGATAATTCAACAGTCTTTGAAAAGGTCTTTTACGATGAAGACTTACAGGCTCTGGAAATCCACTTCACAAGCGGCGACTTCCGAACGATTACTCATTTGCCACCAGAATTAGCAGAGGAGTTCGCCAAGGCTGAAGATAAGGAAAAATTCTTCTCCAAGGTTTTACTCCCTATTCTTGAGTCCGAAAATCGTTTAGAAGCTCGCTCACATGAGTAA
- a CDS encoding MT-A70 family methyltransferase, translating to MKYTIIYADPPWSYRDKARAGNRGAACKYPVMSLEEIAALPVGELAADDCLLAMWWVPPMPREALHVVEAWGFKLITMKGFTWHKETVKGKSHFGMGHWTRGNTEDCLFARRGRPEVINKSVRQYISALKREHSQKPDEARDRLVQLLGDVPRIELFARQRFPGWDAWGNEIESDIDIWEERT from the coding sequence GTGAAGTACACCATAATTTACGCGGATCCGCCATGGTCCTACCGTGATAAGGCCCGAGCCGGAAATCGCGGGGCTGCATGTAAATACCCGGTCATGTCACTTGAGGAAATAGCTGCGCTACCGGTAGGTGAGTTGGCTGCTGATGATTGCCTGCTTGCGATGTGGTGGGTGCCACCGATGCCGCGCGAGGCCCTGCATGTTGTGGAGGCCTGGGGATTTAAACTCATTACGATGAAGGGATTTACGTGGCACAAAGAAACCGTAAAAGGTAAATCTCACTTCGGGATGGGGCACTGGACGAGAGGAAATACAGAAGACTGCCTGTTTGCTCGGCGTGGAAGGCCAGAAGTGATAAACAAAAGTGTTCGTCAGTACATTTCAGCACTTAAAAGAGAGCACAGCCAAAAACCAGATGAAGCTCGGGATAGATTAGTTCAACTTCTGGGAGACGTGCCGCGAATTGAACTTTTCGCGCGGCAGCGCTTCCCAGGCTGGGACGCATGGGGAAATGAAATAGAATCAGACATTGATATATGGGAGGAACGGACATGA
- a CDS encoding Rha family transcriptional regulator produces the protein MNQLQVFNRNGKLLVDSREVSEMTGKRHDHLLRDIDGYIEVLSAAPNFGVSDFFIESTYKDTTGRVLRCYLITRKGCDMVANKMTGEKGVLFTATYVSKFDEMEKQLYGGLDINQLSPQLQFMIQLEQRTTGVEQEVSALKQVVDNEVWITESQRNRIREAVNLRVGQLMKNGYRNAHFQGIYSSLKTHFGVSKYDKIPRKDFETAMDIIRGWYPKRREDD, from the coding sequence ATGAACCAATTACAAGTATTTAACCGAAACGGAAAGTTGCTAGTGGACAGCCGGGAAGTATCTGAGATGACGGGTAAGCGTCATGACCATCTCTTGCGTGACATCGATGGCTATATCGAGGTTTTATCCGCTGCCCCCAACTTTGGGGTGAGTGATTTCTTTATCGAATCCACGTACAAAGATACCACAGGCCGGGTCCTGAGATGCTACTTAATTACTCGGAAAGGCTGTGACATGGTAGCGAACAAAATGACCGGGGAAAAAGGAGTGCTGTTTACGGCCACATATGTGAGCAAGTTTGACGAGATGGAGAAGCAGTTGTATGGCGGTTTAGACATTAACCAACTTAGCCCGCAACTCCAATTCATGATTCAACTTGAACAACGAACTACGGGAGTAGAGCAAGAGGTTTCGGCGCTAAAGCAGGTAGTGGATAACGAGGTGTGGATCACCGAATCACAGCGCAACCGGATAAGAGAAGCAGTAAATCTCCGAGTTGGGCAGTTGATGAAAAACGGATATAGGAACGCACACTTCCAGGGAATCTATAGTTCTCTGAAAACTCACTTCGGCGTATCGAAATACGACAAGATACCACGTAAGGACTTTGAAACGGCAATGGATATTATTCGTGGATGGTATCCAAAGAGACGCGAAGACGATTAA
- a CDS encoding phage antirepressor KilAC domain-containing protein has translation MTKLQAIEHKDQRVLLTTQLAASYGAESDRISKNFHENKNRFKEGKHFYKLEGESLLHFRNSEPQLEISKMARVLYLWTEKGAWMHAKSLNTDQAWDAYEMLVDDYYRVKAVGVTPSYAIEDPIARAQRWIEEQKEKQALEIKSLMLEQRVAEYEPKISYLDRILQSKGTVTITQIAKDYGMSGQALNQILHEEKVQYKQNKQWLLYRQHHDKGYTKSETIDITRSNGEPDVTMNTRWTQKGRLFIHEILQRRGIVAVMDRERVKKGESA, from the coding sequence GTGACCAAGTTACAGGCAATTGAACACAAAGATCAACGGGTACTTCTTACAACTCAACTGGCGGCATCGTATGGGGCAGAGAGCGACCGCATCAGCAAAAATTTTCACGAAAACAAAAATCGTTTCAAGGAAGGGAAGCATTTTTACAAGCTTGAAGGGGAATCGCTTTTGCACTTCCGAAATTCGGAACCACAATTGGAAATCTCAAAAATGGCGCGTGTTCTCTACCTCTGGACCGAAAAAGGCGCTTGGATGCATGCGAAGTCGCTCAACACAGATCAAGCCTGGGACGCCTATGAAATGTTAGTAGATGATTATTACCGAGTAAAGGCCGTGGGCGTAACACCATCTTATGCAATCGAAGATCCGATCGCCCGAGCACAACGATGGATTGAAGAACAGAAGGAAAAACAAGCGCTCGAAATCAAGTCCTTGATGCTGGAACAACGTGTAGCGGAGTATGAACCGAAGATTAGCTATCTCGACCGAATCCTACAGTCAAAAGGCACAGTTACCATAACACAGATCGCCAAGGACTACGGAATGAGCGGACAGGCATTGAATCAAATCCTACACGAAGAGAAGGTACAGTACAAACAGAATAAACAATGGCTTCTATATCGCCAACATCACGACAAAGGGTATACGAAGTCGGAGACAATCGACATTACCCGGAGCAACGGGGAGCCAGATGTAACGATGAATACGCGTTGGACGCAAAAGGGACGACTGTTTATCCATGAAATATTGCAGCGGCGGGGAATCGTAGCAGTGATGGATCGGGAGCGAGTCAAGAAAGGAGAATCAGCATGA
- a CDS encoding helix-turn-helix domain-containing protein, with the protein MTLGKNIRNFRKNKGMTQFDLAEKTKLSRSYIADVERDRYNPSVDTLQLIASALDVKVYELLGEEVQETRKEEDWTSEELMEIERFKEFVRSKRKQQ; encoded by the coding sequence ATGACTTTAGGCAAGAATATTAGGAATTTTCGGAAGAATAAAGGCATGACTCAGTTTGACTTGGCTGAAAAAACAAAATTATCTCGCTCATATATCGCGGATGTTGAGCGAGATAGATATAATCCGAGCGTTGATACTCTACAATTGATCGCATCCGCGCTCGATGTCAAAGTATACGAGTTGCTAGGCGAGGAAGTTCAAGAAACTCGCAAGGAAGAAGACTGGACATCTGAAGAATTAATGGAAATTGAGCGTTTTAAAGAGTTTGTGAGATCAAAACGAAAACAACAATAA
- a CDS encoding tyrosine-type recombinase/integrase, translating into MAKERKKKKNELPPGVRERDGRYTYRYSVPVIVNGKKTRKQKETKSYSTAKAAYAAGILIEADKQRGKLVDEKNISLEKWTERWLEDYIIEREPRKHTVRNKKTSINSILRHLGADTKVKDITGDDYQQWLNTLKKKGRTEGTIKDYHSDASMIFADAVRKNIIGIDPAEGARIPAFKQTLEEIEAGEGSLPKYLEKDQLKHFLNFVRFRGYAQDYAMFVVLAYTGLRIGELLALKVSDFNEEERYVSVTKTLTVTGSVKDYELGPPKNTSSIRKVSIGDTVIKTIRSQLAWRAQKEKNGEVLHDAGFLFWSIKYPGYPGSAISIESRFSRLLEAAELPSSLTPHSLRHTHVTLLAEAGEQLAVIQDRLGHKNDDITRRIYLHVTEGQKKLVPDRFERVMNS; encoded by the coding sequence ATGGCAAAGGAAAGGAAGAAGAAAAAGAATGAGTTACCGCCCGGTGTCCGGGAACGGGACGGTCGTTACACGTATCGTTACAGCGTGCCCGTCATCGTTAACGGGAAAAAGACTCGTAAACAGAAGGAGACAAAGTCCTATTCAACAGCGAAAGCAGCGTACGCTGCAGGGATACTTATCGAGGCGGACAAGCAGCGCGGGAAACTGGTAGACGAGAAAAATATCAGCCTGGAGAAATGGACAGAACGCTGGCTTGAGGATTATATCATTGAGAGGGAACCGAGAAAACACACAGTCCGGAACAAGAAGACCTCTATAAATTCCATCCTGCGGCACCTTGGCGCGGACACAAAGGTGAAGGACATAACAGGCGATGATTACCAGCAATGGCTGAACACTCTCAAAAAGAAAGGGCGGACAGAAGGAACCATCAAGGATTATCACAGCGACGCGAGTATGATTTTCGCTGATGCCGTCCGAAAAAACATTATCGGTATCGATCCTGCAGAAGGTGCAAGAATTCCGGCGTTCAAGCAAACCCTCGAAGAGATCGAAGCCGGGGAGGGTAGTCTTCCAAAATACTTAGAGAAAGACCAATTGAAACATTTCCTGAACTTTGTCCGGTTCCGGGGGTATGCACAAGACTACGCCATGTTTGTTGTTCTGGCATACACGGGCCTGCGGATCGGGGAGTTGCTGGCACTAAAGGTGTCTGACTTCAACGAAGAAGAACGTTACGTTTCTGTAACCAAAACACTCACCGTGACAGGCAGTGTGAAGGATTACGAACTCGGACCGCCCAAGAATACATCATCCATCCGCAAAGTGTCCATTGGCGATACGGTCATAAAGACCATCAGGAGTCAATTAGCGTGGCGTGCTCAGAAAGAAAAGAACGGTGAAGTGCTTCATGACGCAGGCTTTCTGTTCTGGAGCATTAAATATCCCGGCTACCCAGGTAGTGCGATTTCAATAGAATCTCGCTTCTCTCGTCTTCTTGAAGCTGCTGAGCTTCCTTCGTCGCTCACTCCGCACAGTTTGCGCCATACCCATGTAACGCTGCTTGCGGAAGCAGGGGAGCAACTAGCCGTTATTCAGGACCGGCTCGGACATAAGAACGACGACATCACGAGGCGAATCTACTTGCACGTCACGGAGGGACAAAAGAAACTTGTGCCCGATCGGTTCGAGCGTGTCATGAATTCTTAA
- a CDS encoding helix-turn-helix transcriptional regulator, giving the protein MRTTMMDSEHICRCLEQFWFKLRGVDIARFGRMEPQLLSTYVLVLSKHGEGRLVIDYAEYRLGEGAVHVAAPGQTIGMTAEEGQEAEAYVIRFDIRSDAEPEAEFPLRGEVPLHREAPTVVLCEILYGKSRSELRAERLLAQAAFHELMCGVAANIRRLPGDPRAALERTKAYIDNHFNENLTIGKLARMADISPKYYVDLFKKTYGQSTIDYITEVRIRHAKRMMLQADARVREIAQQVGYSDEFYFSRRFKQKVGVSPSAYRRAVSTR; this is encoded by the coding sequence TTGCGAACCACAATGATGGACTCTGAACATATTTGCCGCTGCTTGGAGCAATTCTGGTTCAAGCTGCGCGGCGTTGATATTGCGCGCTTCGGACGTATGGAGCCGCAGTTGCTGAGCACGTATGTCCTCGTCCTGTCCAAGCATGGCGAAGGCCGCCTGGTCATTGACTACGCCGAATATCGGCTGGGCGAGGGAGCCGTTCATGTCGCCGCGCCGGGACAGACGATCGGCATGACGGCGGAAGAAGGGCAGGAGGCCGAAGCGTATGTGATTCGCTTCGATATCCGCTCCGATGCGGAGCCGGAGGCGGAATTTCCGCTGCGCGGGGAGGTGCCGTTGCATCGGGAAGCGCCGACCGTCGTGCTCTGTGAAATACTGTATGGCAAGAGCCGGTCCGAGCTAAGGGCGGAACGTCTGCTCGCTCAAGCGGCCTTCCACGAGCTGATGTGCGGAGTGGCCGCCAATATTCGCCGGCTGCCCGGCGATCCGCGGGCGGCCCTGGAGCGAACGAAGGCGTACATCGACAATCATTTCAACGAGAATCTGACGATTGGGAAGCTGGCGCGGATGGCCGATATCAGTCCGAAGTACTACGTCGATCTTTTCAAAAAAACATACGGACAAAGCACGATCGATTATATTACGGAAGTAAGGATCCGCCATGCGAAGCGGATGATGCTGCAGGCGGATGCCCGGGTGCGGGAGATTGCCCAGCAGGTCGGTTACAGCGACGAATTTTATTTCAGCCGCAGATTTAAACAAAAAGTAGGGGTGTCTCCCAGTGCCTACCGTAGAGCGGTTTCTACGAGATAG
- a CDS encoding PepSY domain-containing protein: MKKTVLGVLALVNAGMASLALFPAASEAHAAYQANQPTQQVISEQEAKSIALQQVKGRVLHVDLDTDNGKIKYEVIIMTDQNKVFEVEVDARTGKVLKVEQED; encoded by the coding sequence TTGAAAAAAACAGTGCTTGGCGTTCTTGCCCTGGTGAATGCGGGCATGGCGTCCCTCGCCCTATTTCCTGCGGCATCTGAAGCGCATGCCGCCTACCAGGCGAACCAGCCGACCCAGCAAGTCATTAGCGAGCAAGAGGCGAAGTCGATTGCCCTTCAGCAGGTGAAGGGAAGAGTTCTTCATGTTGATCTCGACACCGACAACGGGAAGATCAAGTATGAAGTCATCATTATGACGGATCAGAACAAAGTGTTTGAAGTGGAAGTGGATGCTCGGACCGGTAAAGTGCTTAAGGTAGAGCAGGAAGATTAA
- a CDS encoding helix-turn-helix domain-containing protein, with protein MLDKRLLGLTIKKARKKQKMSQVELSISTDLSRSYISDVENGRYAPSLETLMKIAVVLNVSLDELAYGKVA; from the coding sequence ATGCTAGACAAAAGACTACTTGGCTTAACCATTAAAAAAGCCAGGAAGAAACAAAAAATGAGTCAGGTTGAGTTGTCTATATCGACAGACTTGTCAAGATCGTACATCTCTGATGTCGAGAATGGGCGATATGCACCAAGTCTGGAAACATTAATGAAAATTGCTGTTGTCTTAAATGTATCATTAGACGAACTCGCCTATGGAAAGGTTGCTTAA